The proteins below are encoded in one region of Maribacter aestuarii:
- a CDS encoding SDR family NAD(P)-dependent oxidoreductase, producing MNLKNKVVVITGAGSGIGAATAKLFGKHKADVIVSDINMENAEKVSTDIKNEGGKAFAFETDVTKFEQVENLLKTVVEKHKKLDVMVNNAGIGGKHQAKTADHSHEDWHNVIAVNQTGVFYCMQLALQQMLKQGHGNIVNVASLAGLKASGNNLSYSASKYAVVGMTKSAALEYGRKNIRINAVCPGFTHSALLEQLLAVSPDMGDKLKRFIPMGRFGEAEEIAEAICWLASDNSKFITGQTLTLDGGTSL from the coding sequence ATGAATTTGAAAAACAAGGTAGTGGTCATTACGGGAGCCGGCAGCGGTATAGGGGCAGCTACGGCAAAGCTCTTTGGAAAGCATAAAGCTGACGTAATTGTTTCCGATATCAACATGGAGAATGCGGAAAAGGTATCCACAGATATAAAAAATGAGGGAGGAAAAGCATTTGCATTTGAAACCGACGTCACAAAATTTGAGCAAGTAGAAAATCTGTTGAAAACTGTAGTTGAGAAACATAAGAAGCTGGATGTAATGGTGAATAATGCCGGAATAGGCGGTAAACATCAGGCAAAAACAGCAGACCATTCCCACGAAGACTGGCACAACGTTATTGCCGTGAATCAGACCGGCGTATTCTATTGCATGCAACTTGCCCTACAACAAATGCTGAAACAAGGTCATGGTAATATTGTAAATGTAGCATCCTTGGCCGGTCTAAAAGCTTCAGGAAATAACCTTTCATATTCCGCCAGCAAGTATGCTGTGGTAGGAATGACCAAATCCGCCGCTTTGGAATATGGAAGAAAAAATATTCGCATTAACGCAGTTTGTCCAGGATTCACCCATTCGGCTTTATTGGAGCAATTGTTGGCGGTAAGCCCGGATATGGGCGATAAGTTAAAACGATTCATTCCCATGGGAAGATTTGGGGAGGCGGAGGAAATTGCGGAAGCCATTTGCTGGTTAGCCTCCGATAATTCGAAATTTATCACGGGGCAAACGCTTACGCTGGACGGAGGAACATCATTATAA
- a CDS encoding enoyl-CoA hydratase/isomerase family protein: protein MDTLELIEKENYTIVQMNRGKVNAINYEMVKELGEVFKKLEDDPDVMGVILSGQPHYFSAGLDLIELYQYDKEQIQQFFTAFGALYLQLVQFKKPFISAITGHSPAGGCVLAVTSDNRFMADGEAYVIGLNEVAVNIQISQNLTEIYAFWMGDGLAHRYILEGKLLSGKEALDAGLVDELVPLDQVFERSERQMKHYMKADQEILINTKKKLRKRLWDKLDLNAENALQEASVLWWKPEIRAKMKAYLESFTNKNKK, encoded by the coding sequence ATGGATACATTAGAACTAATTGAAAAGGAAAACTACACCATTGTTCAAATGAACCGTGGAAAAGTGAATGCCATAAATTATGAGATGGTGAAAGAACTGGGGGAAGTTTTTAAAAAATTGGAAGATGACCCTGATGTAATGGGAGTTATACTTTCTGGTCAACCCCATTATTTTTCTGCCGGATTGGACCTTATAGAATTGTATCAATACGATAAAGAGCAGATACAGCAATTTTTTACGGCATTTGGTGCGCTTTATTTGCAATTGGTACAGTTTAAAAAACCCTTTATTTCGGCTATCACCGGACATTCGCCTGCGGGCGGCTGTGTGTTGGCCGTTACAAGTGACAATCGCTTTATGGCCGATGGAGAGGCCTACGTAATAGGTCTTAATGAAGTGGCCGTAAATATTCAAATAAGCCAAAACCTTACGGAAATTTATGCTTTTTGGATGGGTGATGGACTTGCGCATCGGTATATTTTGGAAGGAAAATTGTTGAGTGGAAAAGAGGCTCTAGATGCTGGTCTCGTCGATGAATTGGTTCCTTTAGATCAGGTTTTTGAGCGGTCGGAGAGACAGATGAAACACTACATGAAAGCCGATCAGGAAATCTTGATAAATACAAAGAAAAAACTACGGAAGCGCCTTTGGGATAAGTTGGATTTGAATGCAGAGAATGCATTACAAGAAGCTTCTGTTTTATGGTGGAAACCAGAAATTAGGGCAAAAATGAAGGCTTATCTAGAGAGTTTTACAAATAAGAACAAAAAATAA
- a CDS encoding NADP-dependent oxidoreductase, translating into MNKQLIFKERPVGAADENTWSLEENPIPEIEEGQVLVRNHYISLDPAMRGWMNEGKSYIAPVEIGDVMRAGSVGEVIKAKNHPTFKEGDYISGHGGVQQYVATDGKGYYKVDPNLASLPTYIGTLGMPGMTAYFGILEVGKIKEGDIVLVSGAAGAVGSIVGQIAKIKSCKVIGIAGGSEKCKYVVDELGFDACIDYKNEDIKERLKEECPKGLDVYFDNVGGEILDAALGRLRMHARVVICGAISQYNNKENMRGPANYLSLLVNRATMQGMIVFDWADRYGEASQQMGKWMAEGKLKSREDVYEGIENFLETYNRLFTGEKLGKLVLKVIED; encoded by the coding sequence ATGAACAAACAACTCATATTTAAAGAAAGACCAGTAGGGGCCGCAGATGAAAATACATGGTCCTTAGAAGAGAACCCTATTCCAGAAATAGAAGAAGGCCAAGTATTGGTGCGGAATCATTACATCTCTCTGGATCCAGCCATGCGAGGCTGGATGAACGAAGGAAAATCCTATATAGCGCCCGTAGAAATCGGAGACGTTATGCGGGCAGGCTCGGTTGGCGAAGTCATAAAGGCCAAAAACCATCCAACGTTTAAAGAGGGGGATTATATTTCAGGGCATGGGGGAGTTCAGCAATATGTTGCCACTGATGGAAAGGGCTATTACAAGGTTGATCCGAACTTAGCTTCCTTACCCACCTACATTGGTACGTTGGGCATGCCAGGAATGACGGCCTATTTTGGAATTTTGGAGGTTGGTAAAATAAAGGAAGGTGACATTGTTCTGGTTTCTGGTGCAGCTGGTGCGGTAGGTAGTATCGTAGGACAAATTGCCAAGATAAAGAGCTGTAAGGTAATTGGCATTGCCGGTGGATCGGAAAAATGTAAATATGTAGTGGATGAACTTGGATTCGATGCCTGTATCGATTATAAAAATGAAGACATCAAGGAGCGACTAAAGGAGGAGTGCCCCAAAGGATTGGATGTGTATTTTGATAATGTGGGTGGTGAAATATTGGACGCTGCGTTGGGAAGATTGCGGATGCACGCTAGAGTAGTGATATGCGGCGCAATTTCACAATACAACAACAAAGAAAATATGAGAGGGCCTGCCAATTATTTATCCTTGTTGGTGAACAGGGCTACCATGCAAGGAATGATCGTATTTGATTGGGCGGATAGATATGGAGAAGCCAGTCAGCAAATGGGCAAATGGATGGCCGAAGGAAAGTTGAAATCCCGTGAAGATGTCTATGAGGGAATCGAGAACTTTCTAGAAACGTATAACCGACTTTTCACAGGGGAAAAACTAGGAAAATTAGTATTAAAGGTTATTGAAGATTGA
- a CDS encoding DUF4442 domain-containing protein, with product MSFYQKIAKIGSKFIGKPKMFKYGFNLSPMYRRSTGRIVDVSEDMMDIRIKLPISYKNRNYVNTIFGGSMFAAVDPIPMVQLMDILGSDYVVWDKSAEIFFKRPAKENLYAHFSYSIEEIDRIRESVALKNETEIVKKTALTNKERDIVFCEVWKTIYIADKPYFKNKRAKSKK from the coding sequence ATGTCGTTCTATCAAAAAATAGCGAAAATAGGCTCAAAGTTTATCGGGAAACCTAAGATGTTCAAGTATGGTTTTAACCTTTCACCAATGTACAGGCGTAGCACCGGTCGAATTGTAGATGTTTCTGAGGATATGATGGATATAAGAATTAAGCTACCCATCAGCTATAAAAACCGGAATTATGTGAACACTATTTTTGGTGGAAGTATGTTTGCTGCCGTGGATCCGATTCCAATGGTGCAACTCATGGATATTTTAGGCTCCGACTATGTGGTTTGGGATAAGTCCGCTGAAATATTTTTTAAGCGTCCCGCAAAGGAAAACCTCTATGCGCACTTCTCTTATTCCATAGAAGAGATTGATAGGATAAGGGAAAGCGTTGCGCTTAAAAATGAAACGGAAATCGTTAAGAAGACAGCACTCACCAATAAAGAGAGGGACATTGTATTCTGTGAGGTATGGAAAACAATTTATATTGCAGATAAGCCCTATTTTAAAAATAAAAGAGCAAAATCTAAAAAATGA
- a CDS encoding NADPH:quinone oxidoreductase family protein has product MKAIRCTSYGPPSNLKLEEIDGLHAGPKEVLVEVKACGLNFPDTLIIQGLYQFKPELPFTPGSDISGIVKEVGEGISHLKVGDEVFGFVAHGGLAEEVIVPGNACFPKPDQMDFPIAASFMMAYGTSYHALKDRAILMEGETLLVLGASGGVGLAAVELGKLMGAKVIAAASTDEKLSLCKQYGADELINYTTQDLKSTLKDITGGKGVDVVYDPVGGDFSEQALRGTAWNGRFLVVGFAAGKIPKIPLNLPLLKGASIVGVFWGGFAMKYPKENMANTINLMQWYTEGKLKPHIHKIVSLENTKEALEEMMDRKVKGKMVVKI; this is encoded by the coding sequence ATGAAAGCAATTCGGTGTACATCTTATGGACCACCATCCAATTTAAAGTTGGAGGAAATTGATGGGCTGCATGCAGGTCCCAAAGAGGTTTTAGTCGAAGTTAAGGCGTGCGGTCTAAATTTTCCGGACACCTTGATCATTCAAGGCTTGTATCAGTTTAAGCCTGAATTACCATTCACTCCAGGAAGCGATATTTCTGGTATTGTAAAGGAAGTTGGAGAGGGGATAAGTCATTTAAAAGTGGGGGATGAAGTTTTTGGATTTGTAGCACATGGAGGGCTTGCGGAAGAAGTCATTGTACCGGGTAATGCTTGTTTTCCAAAACCTGACCAAATGGATTTTCCCATAGCAGCATCCTTCATGATGGCCTATGGCACATCATATCATGCTTTAAAAGACAGGGCAATTTTGATGGAAGGAGAGACCTTGCTGGTACTGGGCGCTTCTGGCGGAGTAGGTCTGGCAGCTGTTGAATTGGGAAAATTGATGGGCGCAAAAGTAATTGCAGCTGCATCAACGGACGAAAAGTTATCACTATGCAAACAGTATGGTGCCGACGAACTTATCAATTATACTACACAGGATTTAAAATCTACTTTAAAAGATATCACAGGTGGTAAAGGAGTGGATGTCGTTTATGATCCTGTTGGGGGAGATTTTTCAGAACAGGCGCTAAGAGGTACGGCATGGAACGGACGATTTTTGGTCGTAGGGTTTGCGGCTGGGAAGATTCCAAAAATTCCACTAAATCTCCCCTTACTTAAAGGAGCATCAATAGTTGGTGTTTTTTGGGGCGGATTTGCTATGAAATATCCGAAAGAAAATATGGCCAATACCATAAATTTAATGCAGTGGTATACCGAAGGAAAACTAAAGCCGCACATTCACAAAATAGTCTCCTTAGAAAATACTAAGGAAGCCTTAGAAGAGATGATGGATAGAAAGGTAAAGGGAAAAATGGTGGTTAAAATCTAA